A window of the Hypomesus transpacificus isolate Combined female chromosome 22, fHypTra1, whole genome shotgun sequence genome harbors these coding sequences:
- the LOC124484464 gene encoding beta-crystallin A1-like isoform X1, whose protein sequence is MNRATKTHMTSPMFFPGMGMAPFFKVTVFEQEHFQGKCQEFTSECCNIHDCGMDYIRSIRVESGAWVGFEHHDFQGQQFILERGEYPHWDAYSGSLSYHVERLMSLRPIYCASHQSSRMMIFERENFMGRSVELCDDYPSLQAMGWCMPEVGSMHVQCGAFVCYQYPGYRGQQYIMECERHSGDYQHWKNWGSHCRKVCIRSKSGTLGH, encoded by the exons ATGAACAGAGCTACTAAAACCCACATGACCTCACCCATGTTCTTCCCCGGCATGGGTATGGCCCCATTCTTCAAG GTCACCGTGTTCGAGCAGGAGCACTTCCAGGGCAAGTGCCAGGAGTTCACCTCCGAGTGCTGCAACATCCATGACTGTGGCATGGACTACATCCGCTCCATCAGAGTGGAGAGTGGAGC CTGGGTGGGCTTCGAGCACCATGACTTCCAGGGCCAGCAGTTCAtcctggagaggggagagtaCCCCCACTGGGACGCCTACAGCGGCTCCCTGTCCTACCACGTGGAGCGCCTCATGTCCCTGCGCCCCATCTACTGCGCC TCCCACCAGAGCAGCCGCATGATGATCTTCGAGAGGGAGAACTTCATGGGCCGCAGCGTGGAGCTGTGCGATGACTACCCTTCCCTGCAGGCCATGGGCTGGTGCATGCCCGAAGTGGGCTCCATGCACGTGCAGTGTGGCGC CTTTGTGTGCTACCAGTACCCTGGCTATAGGGGGCAGCAGTACATCATGGAGTGTGAGAGGCACAGCGGAGACTACCAGCACTGGAAGAACTGGGGCTCTCACTGCC
- the LOC124484464 gene encoding beta-crystallin A1-like isoform X2, translating into MNRATKTHMTSPMFFPGMGMAPFFKVTVFEQEHFQGKCQEFTSECCNIHDCGMDYIRSIRVESGAWVGFEHHDFQGQQFILERGEYPHWDAYSGSLSYHVERLMSLRPIYCASHQSSRMMIFERENFMGRSVELCDDYPSLQAMGWCMPEVGSMHVQCGAFVCYQYPGYRGQQYIMECERHSGDYQHWKNWGSHCQTPQIQSIRRIHH; encoded by the exons ATGAACAGAGCTACTAAAACCCACATGACCTCACCCATGTTCTTCCCCGGCATGGGTATGGCCCCATTCTTCAAG GTCACCGTGTTCGAGCAGGAGCACTTCCAGGGCAAGTGCCAGGAGTTCACCTCCGAGTGCTGCAACATCCATGACTGTGGCATGGACTACATCCGCTCCATCAGAGTGGAGAGTGGAGC CTGGGTGGGCTTCGAGCACCATGACTTCCAGGGCCAGCAGTTCAtcctggagaggggagagtaCCCCCACTGGGACGCCTACAGCGGCTCCCTGTCCTACCACGTGGAGCGCCTCATGTCCCTGCGCCCCATCTACTGCGCC TCCCACCAGAGCAGCCGCATGATGATCTTCGAGAGGGAGAACTTCATGGGCCGCAGCGTGGAGCTGTGCGATGACTACCCTTCCCTGCAGGCCATGGGCTGGTGCATGCCCGAAGTGGGCTCCATGCACGTGCAGTGTGGCGC CTTTGTGTGCTACCAGTACCCTGGCTATAGGGGGCAGCAGTACATCATGGAGTGTGAGAGGCACAGCGGAGACTACCAGCACTGGAAGAACTGGGGCTCTCACTGCCAGACCCCCCAGATCCAGTCCATCCGCCGTATTCACCACTAA